ACCGCAACGCGCGGTTTCGGATCCGGATCGCTCTCTGGATGCTTACGGTGCTGAAATCGGCTCAGCGGAGACGTTCAAAAAAGCTATATATTTTGGCTAGTTAGCAAGTTCCAAAGCGCTTCCTACGACGTGCGTGTCGAGCAGAATCATCACCGCCCCTCAGTCGAACCGAGGGGGCTCGCGGATGGGTTCGCGCGACGGCAACTCGAGGTCGACGCCGCCGGACGGTCCGAAGTGGGCGCGGGCAATGCTGGCCAGATTTCGCGAGTTCGGCTTGCGCCCAACGGCCTCGCGCAGAATCAGCCGCGCCTCTTCTTCCATTGATCGACCGTGGCTCGCCGCGCGCACGCGGAGGCGGGTCTTCACGTCATCTTCAAGATTGCGAATCGTGATGCTTGCCATGGTTGCGCGTCCCCTGCTTGCAGCTTGTCAAAGCCTATCGGCTGATTGCGTTGCAATCAAGCAGAAGCCGACACGAAACCACACAAGAACTTCAGACGGCGTGGAGCGGGTTGACGGAAAGGGTTACCCCGCCTCCCCGCCCCTGGATTCCCGCTTTCGCGGGAATGACGTTCTGTTACGTAGTTGCCTCAAGAGTTCTGACGCAGCCGCTTCCGCGGGAATGACGGTCAGTGGAGAGTAGTAGGCCTCACGTCCCCATATCCCACGACGACAGGTAGATCTTCTGCTCGCGGGTGAGCTTGTCGATCTGGATGCCCATGGTGCCAAGCTTGATGCCGGCGACCCATTCCTCGAGGGACTGGGGGACGTCGTAGACTTGCGGGGACAGGGTGCCGCGCTGCTGGACGGCCCATTCGGAGGCGAGGGCCTGGGTGGCGAAGCTCATGTCCATGACCGAGGCGGGATGGCCTTCGGCGGCGGCGAGGTTGACGAGACGGCCTTCGCCGATGAGGAAGAGGCGCTTGCCGCCGGGGAGCGTGTAGCAATCGACGTGGTTGCGCACGTCTTTTTGGCACTTCTCCGCCATTTCG
The sequence above is drawn from the Deltaproteobacteria bacterium genome and encodes:
- a CDS encoding plasmid stabilization protein translates to MASITIRNLEDDVKTRLRVRAASHGRSMEEEARLILREAVGRKPNSRNLASIARAHFGPSGGVDLELPSREPIREPPRFD